A genomic region of Ewingella sp. CoE-038-23 contains the following coding sequences:
- a CDS encoding carbohydrate ABC transporter permease: MLTLPQRERRQAWLLLAPMLLMMFLLTAWPLARTLWLSFTDAGLIGDGTAPNWVGSDNFIYALTDPDFRAALWRTLYFTLVSVLFEGIIGVLVALLLNQQFWGRSALRVLVILPWALPTIVNATMWRLNFNPDYGSINALLTQLGVLDSYRSWLGDTSSALNAVMFADIWKNYPLITLLTLAALQTIPEDLFEAARLDGASPWRRFCKITFPAIAAPLAVALVLRTIDAFKVFDIIYVMTRGGPLDSTKTVSFFVYQESFSYLRAGSGAAYAILMTLICGILILIYMLMLLRQRRSGSVE, translated from the coding sequence ATGCTTACTTTACCGCAACGAGAGCGACGTCAGGCTTGGCTGCTGCTGGCGCCGATGCTGCTGATGATGTTTCTGCTCACCGCATGGCCGCTGGCCCGCACGCTTTGGCTGAGTTTTACCGATGCCGGGCTGATTGGCGACGGCACCGCGCCTAACTGGGTGGGCAGCGACAACTTTATTTATGCCCTGACCGACCCGGATTTCCGCGCCGCGCTGTGGCGCACCCTCTATTTCACGCTGGTGTCGGTGCTGTTCGAAGGCATTATTGGCGTGCTGGTTGCCCTGCTGCTCAATCAACAGTTCTGGGGGCGCAGCGCCCTGCGGGTGCTGGTTATCCTGCCTTGGGCGCTGCCGACCATCGTTAACGCCACCATGTGGCGACTCAACTTCAACCCGGATTACGGCAGCATCAACGCCCTGCTGACCCAACTCGGCGTGCTGGATAGCTACCGTAGCTGGCTGGGCGATACCAGTTCAGCCCTGAACGCGGTGATGTTCGCCGATATTTGGAAGAACTACCCGCTGATCACCTTGCTGACGCTGGCGGCGCTGCAAACCATTCCCGAAGACCTGTTCGAAGCGGCGCGGTTGGACGGTGCTTCGCCATGGCGACGCTTTTGCAAAATCACCTTCCCGGCGATTGCGGCTCCGCTGGCGGTGGCGCTGGTTCTGCGCACCATCGACGCCTTTAAAGTGTTCGATATCATCTACGTGATGACCCGTGGCGGCCCGCTCGATAGCACCAAAACGGTGAGTTTCTTCGTCTATCAAGAGTCGTTTAGCTACCTGAGAGCCGGCAGCGGCGCGGCTTACG
- a CDS encoding ROK family transcriptional regulator, with protein sequence MTTSGTNLEHARAHNRRVVIEAIRLNGELTRAEIARMTALTPQTVSNIATELEQAGVLSSHLPRKAGGRGQPATPLTLNPDSAYSIGIHLDHQSLLIVLVDLTGSVRFRHWLAVQKPQPEPTLALIEQILQEMRQQVKIDWRKMLGIGIVMPGPFGVEGISSEGPTTLHGWDNVDVEERLRSSTGWPVTLENDATVAAIGERFHGVAKQLTSFIYLYIGTGLGAGIFMDGRIYTGHAHNAGEVGHIVVQPGGRECYCGNKGCLERYLSLQAAYEACGLDPMSAKPEDLLEVGDDAFERWLDTTVEPACQAINIMECVFDAECVIIGGMVPQPLLEKLMKRLTPLYSSVRSRYPRGMRLRMGMSGTDTAALGAAALPIFDEFNPQYEVLLK encoded by the coding sequence ATGACAACTTCTGGTACTAACCTAGAGCATGCTCGTGCTCACAATCGTCGGGTAGTTATCGAGGCGATTCGCCTGAATGGTGAACTCACCCGCGCTGAAATTGCCCGTATGACGGCCTTAACGCCGCAAACCGTTTCCAATATTGCCACCGAGCTTGAACAAGCGGGCGTGCTTTCTTCCCATCTGCCGCGTAAAGCGGGAGGAAGAGGGCAACCGGCCACGCCTCTGACCCTCAATCCTGACAGCGCTTACTCCATCGGCATTCATCTTGACCATCAGTCATTGTTGATTGTGCTGGTAGATCTCACCGGCAGCGTGCGTTTTCGCCACTGGCTGGCGGTGCAAAAACCACAGCCGGAACCGACGCTGGCCCTGATAGAGCAGATACTGCAAGAAATGCGCCAACAGGTGAAAATCGACTGGAGAAAAATGCTGGGGATTGGCATCGTGATGCCGGGGCCTTTTGGCGTCGAAGGTATCTCTTCCGAAGGCCCAACCACCTTGCACGGCTGGGATAACGTCGATGTCGAAGAGCGACTGCGCAGCAGTACCGGCTGGCCAGTCACGCTGGAAAACGATGCCACCGTTGCGGCAATCGGCGAGCGTTTTCACGGCGTCGCTAAGCAACTCACCTCCTTTATTTACCTCTATATCGGCACTGGACTGGGGGCTGGGATCTTTATGGACGGGCGGATTTACACTGGCCATGCACACAATGCGGGCGAGGTCGGTCACATAGTGGTGCAACCCGGCGGGCGAGAATGCTATTGCGGCAACAAGGGTTGCCTCGAGCGCTATCTGTCACTGCAGGCCGCCTATGAAGCCTGCGGGTTGGATCCGATGTCCGCTAAGCCGGAAGATCTGTTAGAAGTGGGTGACGACGCCTTCGAGCGTTGGCTAGATACCACCGTCGAACCCGCCTGCCAGGCTATCAATATTATGGAGTGCGTGTTCGACGCCGAATGCGTGATCATCGGCGGCATGGTGCCACAGCCCTTGCTCGAAAAGCTGATGAAACGCCTGACGCCGCTCTATAGCTCAGTAAGAAGCCGCTATCCGCGCGGCATGCGGCTAAGAATGGGGATGTCCGGCACCGACACCGCCGCGCTGGGTGCTGCGGCTTTACCGATATTTGATGAGTTTAATCCGCAATATGAGGTGTTGTTGAAGTAG
- the bcsF gene encoding cellulose biosynthesis protein BcsF yields MNISDIIEIFILAAIIFIPFGMFIGRRLTRWKLSFEARFLSPRYLKPITAKEARRAEQAFAAADLAPDSSNRSS; encoded by the coding sequence ATGAATATCAGCGACATTATCGAAATATTCATTCTGGCGGCGATAATTTTTATCCCCTTTGGAATGTTCATCGGCCGCCGTTTGACACGGTGGAAACTGAGCTTCGAGGCGCGCTTTTTGTCCCCTCGCTACCTTAAACCGATCACCGCTAAAGAGGCCCGCCGCGCGGAGCAAGCCTTCGCCGCGGCTGATTTAGCGCCAGACTCATCGAATAGATCATCATGA
- the bcsE gene encoding cellulose biosynthesis protein BcsE, with protein MALSLSFGTKQFWNELAEMQSSGLYWVNADSQNAAYELAGQVLDAQEIKIITTIIYPQENLITSNKQRPLSPDHVLISRLISSAPSVKQYAMPTDKKAFKSLSRDLNRVIGEQNKLVVLLFPNGVWQGFSEQEFAHWLHEISALAKSKKIALLIIAHGKSEQNLKLKLHTYHRALYGLCHLRSDIEPAQWVISWWHNQVTAEANTTYALQKRPLGWSVMPKAAADAGPAALSDDQWAFLAERGVLEGAPPLSGNWQLFEDNAALAESGMRARSATLIFALNSNEQVETLARQIHLLRTQRGGGLKIVVRELGAALRYADQRLLQACGANLVVPQAARLSSFLTLLEDIQPLSFTRQVSDDIEQLLQGRLPTHHKGYLPLPAFCKVMQSIWSHAEQQTDAPGVLISLRPVTGINPAQSMSLCHLRRDGDILSLTERHLLLFLSNCQAGDVEQVLRSLFSLPVDEVFASRTVWHQADDIQSEIRRLAAKPALPDPVAEPQQMTVPPRDAANAPEPTHPQPINLLLSATPHRAKDQQ; from the coding sequence ATGGCTCTTTCCCTTTCTTTTGGCACCAAGCAATTCTGGAATGAATTGGCTGAAATGCAGTCCAGCGGGCTTTACTGGGTCAACGCAGATAGCCAAAATGCGGCTTACGAGCTGGCGGGTCAGGTGCTTGATGCACAAGAAATTAAAATAATAACGACGATTATTTATCCTCAAGAAAATCTCATTACGAGTAACAAGCAACGCCCTCTTTCCCCGGACCACGTGCTCATTTCGCGCCTTATTTCGTCCGCCCCCTCGGTCAAGCAATATGCGATGCCGACGGATAAAAAGGCGTTCAAATCTCTGTCGCGTGATCTCAATCGTGTGATTGGTGAACAAAATAAACTGGTGGTTTTATTGTTTCCCAACGGCGTTTGGCAGGGGTTCAGCGAGCAAGAGTTTGCCCATTGGCTGCATGAAATCAGCGCGCTAGCGAAATCTAAGAAGATTGCGCTACTTATTATTGCCCATGGCAAATCTGAGCAGAACCTTAAATTAAAACTCCATACTTATCATCGTGCTTTATATGGTCTTTGCCATTTGCGCAGTGATATTGAGCCAGCGCAGTGGGTTATTTCCTGGTGGCATAACCAAGTGACCGCGGAGGCCAATACCACTTACGCGCTACAAAAGCGCCCGCTTGGCTGGTCGGTAATGCCCAAAGCCGCCGCCGACGCTGGCCCGGCCGCGCTCAGTGACGATCAGTGGGCCTTTTTGGCCGAGCGCGGCGTGCTGGAAGGCGCGCCGCCTCTCTCCGGCAACTGGCAGCTGTTTGAAGACAACGCGGCACTGGCCGAAAGTGGTATGCGTGCTCGCTCGGCTACGCTGATTTTCGCCCTTAATAGCAATGAGCAGGTTGAAACCCTCGCCCGGCAAATCCACCTGCTGCGCACCCAGCGCGGCGGCGGATTGAAAATTGTAGTGCGCGAACTGGGCGCTGCTCTGCGCTACGCCGACCAGCGCCTATTGCAGGCCTGCGGTGCCAATTTGGTGGTGCCACAGGCGGCGCGTCTTTCCAGCTTCCTCACCCTGCTGGAGGATATTCAGCCTCTGAGCTTCACCCGTCAGGTGTCGGACGATATTGAGCAACTGCTGCAAGGCCGCCTGCCGACCCATCACAAAGGCTACCTGCCGCTGCCGGCCTTCTGCAAAGTGATGCAGTCCATCTGGAGCCACGCCGAGCAGCAGACCGACGCACCGGGCGTGCTGATTTCCCTGCGCCCGGTGACGGGCATCAATCCGGCGCAGTCGATGTCGCTGTGTCATTTGCGCCGCGACGGCGATATTTTGTCACTGACCGAGCGTCATCTGCTGCTGTTTCTCTCCAACTGCCAGGCCGGCGATGTAGAGCAAGTGCTGCGTTCGCTGTTCAGCCTGCCGGTGGATGAAGTGTTCGCCAGCCGCACGGTTTGGCATCAAGCTGATGATATTCAGTCGGAAATTCGCCGTTTGGCCGCCAAACCTGCTCTGCCGGACCCTGTCGCCGAGCCGCAGCAGATGACCGTGCCGCCGCGTGACGCCGCCAACGCGCCTGAACCGACGCACCCGCAGCCAATCAATTTGCTTTTAAGCGCCACGCCTCATCGCGCTAAGGATCAGCAATAA
- a CDS encoding helix-turn-helix domain-containing protein gives MAIKNENDLLPLQQVMDEALKNPQVRAAFDAIEIRQAMLAQLKQARQALNLTQEDIAEKTGMKKQNISRMENGVVSPNLETVARYAQAVGGMFVFQPFSEK, from the coding sequence ATGGCGATTAAAAACGAGAACGATCTGTTGCCACTTCAGCAGGTCATGGATGAAGCACTAAAAAATCCGCAGGTTCGCGCGGCCTTCGACGCCATTGAAATTCGCCAAGCGATGCTGGCACAGCTCAAACAGGCCCGGCAGGCGCTCAACCTCACCCAAGAAGACATTGCGGAAAAAACCGGGATGAAAAAGCAAAACATCAGCCGCATGGAAAACGGCGTGGTCTCCCCCAACTTAGAAACCGTGGCCCGCTACGCCCAAGCCGTCGGCGGCATGTTTGTCTTTCAGCCTTTCAGTGAAAAGTGA
- a CDS encoding ABC transporter permease — MNKTLLLPALTGAALLLLVGLPVSFVVLQAIFPHLDGGAFSDAFAPFGRLFSDAQLREMVISTLKVGLGVALCSAIIGIPLGALRGLFALPGAALWDLVFLIPFMAPPYIAALSWMLALQTNGYLEQLLAVRLNAFLFSVPGMIAVMTLNIFPVVYFAVSRSMAASGSRLADVARIHGAGPWRAFFRVTLPLALPAMASSLLLAFTLTIEEYGVPGALGARSGVNLLTTGIEQKLADWPVDMPGAAVLSLVLVSLALCAYCVQHAVLAGRNVETLTGKPADVVAKPLGAAKWPVLALFSLVGLVTVVMPLCSMALTAFSNTLSGGISWQNLSLRHYAALFEIDGDALGALSTSLGLALGTALITGAVGLLASWLVVVRKTRGSAAIDGLSLLPAALPGIVVGVGLILAWNRTFWPVTPYNSWAILLLAYCCLLLPYPVRYASAALKQIGGNLDAAARVHGASAGQALWRILLPLVRPSLLAAMMMVFAVASRELVTSLLLAPAGVQTVSVFVWRQFEQGSVGDGMAMASIAVLIGVTLMLIAVKLQNRKLA, encoded by the coding sequence ATGAATAAGACGCTCTTGTTACCCGCGCTCACCGGCGCTGCGCTGCTGCTTCTGGTGGGGCTGCCGGTTAGTTTTGTCGTATTGCAGGCTATCTTTCCACATCTCGACGGCGGTGCTTTTAGCGACGCTTTTGCCCCTTTTGGCCGACTTTTTAGTGATGCCCAGCTGCGGGAAATGGTCATTAGCACGCTGAAAGTCGGGCTTGGCGTGGCGCTGTGCAGCGCCATTATTGGCATTCCTCTCGGCGCGCTGCGCGGGTTATTCGCCTTGCCCGGCGCGGCGCTGTGGGACTTAGTGTTTCTGATCCCCTTCATGGCGCCGCCCTACATCGCCGCCCTATCGTGGATGCTGGCGTTGCAAACCAATGGCTATCTGGAACAGCTTCTGGCCGTGCGTCTCAATGCGTTTTTGTTCTCAGTGCCGGGAATGATTGCGGTGATGACCCTCAACATCTTCCCAGTGGTCTACTTCGCAGTGTCGCGCAGCATGGCCGCCAGTGGCAGCAGACTGGCCGACGTCGCGCGCATTCACGGCGCGGGGCCGTGGCGGGCATTTTTCCGCGTCACCCTGCCTTTAGCTCTACCCGCCATGGCCTCCAGCCTGCTGCTGGCCTTCACCCTGACGATTGAAGAGTATGGCGTGCCCGGCGCGTTGGGCGCACGCAGCGGCGTGAACCTGCTGACTACCGGCATTGAGCAGAAGCTGGCCGACTGGCCAGTGGACATGCCCGGTGCCGCCGTGCTGTCTTTGGTGCTGGTGTCTCTGGCGCTTTGCGCCTACTGCGTGCAGCACGCGGTGCTGGCCGGGCGCAATGTGGAAACCCTGACCGGCAAACCGGCGGACGTGGTGGCGAAACCTCTGGGCGCGGCGAAATGGCCGGTGTTAGCCCTGTTCTCGCTGGTTGGCTTGGTCACGGTGGTAATGCCGCTGTGCTCTATGGCACTGACGGCATTCTCAAACACGCTGTCCGGCGGCATTTCGTGGCAAAACCTCTCACTTCGCCACTATGCGGCGCTGTTTGAAATTGACGGCGATGCGCTGGGCGCGCTCAGCACTAGCCTCGGCTTGGCCTTGGGCACGGCGCTGATCACCGGGGCCGTCGGCCTGTTGGCGTCGTGGCTGGTTGTGGTGCGCAAGACTCGCGGCTCGGCGGCAATTGACGGGTTATCTCTGCTCCCCGCCGCGCTGCCGGGCATTGTGGTGGGTGTCGGGCTAATACTGGCGTGGAACCGAACCTTCTGGCCGGTCACGCCTTACAACAGCTGGGCGATTTTGCTGCTGGCCTACTGCTGTCTGCTGCTGCCTTATCCGGTGCGCTACGCCAGCGCCGCCCTAAAGCAGATTGGTGGCAATCTCGACGCCGCGGCCCGGGTGCACGGCGCCAGCGCGGGTCAGGCGCTGTGGCGGATCCTACTGCCGCTGGTTCGCCCAAGCCTGCTGGCCGCCATGATGATGGTGTTCGCGGTGGCCTCGCGCGAGCTGGTCACTTCGCTGCTGCTGGCTCCCGCAGGTGTACAAACCGTGTCGGTGTTTGTCTGGCGGCAGTTTGAGCAAGGTTCGGTTGGCGACGGCATGGCGATGGCGTCGATTGCCGTGCTGATAGGCGTCACGCTGATGCTGATCGCGGTGAAATTGCAGAATCGCAAGTTGGCGTGA
- the bcsR gene encoding cellulose biosynthesis protein BcsR yields MRPDSPVVNSEKDNENDDLLALSHLFALPELHYIDIARKEKIPQVLKRWPLLAELSPKADFHPDHELTHNQG; encoded by the coding sequence ATGCGACCTGATAGCCCAGTAGTCAATAGCGAAAAAGATAATGAAAACGATGATTTACTGGCGTTAAGTCACCTTTTTGCCTTACCTGAATTACATTATATCGATATAGCCCGTAAAGAAAAAATTCCGCAGGTATTAAAACGCTGGCCACTGCTGGCTGAATTATCTCCGAAAGCGGATTTTCATCCCGACCACGAATTAACTCACAACCAAGGGTGA
- the bcsG gene encoding cellulose biosynthesis protein BcsG, with protein sequence MNNNKLNASRLPLWQSWRGLGAWNYYFLLKFILLWQGYLNFDAIGNLIFAACLLFPLPSLRLHRWRHWLALPFGLGLFYHDTWLPGWRTIVSQGGDVSGFSLDYLLELADRFINWQWVGVAFVLLVAYLFVAQWIRITTLTVAVLVWLNVSLLVLPGWSSPEAKAVANISTPVSQPVAQPRSGESLPNTVSGPPTNENLNAYLEQFYQRERTRQTLFPEALPADAQPFDLLVINICSLAWSDLDAANLANSPLWSRFDMVFSNFNSATSYSGPASIRLLRASCGQTSHHDLYQTSGQKCYLFDDLARLGFGSQLAMDHTGEFGNYIKDLRKDAGLQAPLMSQAGLGHNLTSFDGSPIYNDGQLFTRWLENQQKAGSNRTATFFNLVPLHDGNRYVGTNKPADYRTRAETLFAQLNTFMDQLEKSGRKVMLVVVPEHGAALAGDKMQISGLRDIPSPSITHIPVGVKFFGMQSPHPATPLKIDQPSSYLALSELVSRAVDGKLFTSPTVDWPTLSGNLPETPRVSENENAVVMEYQGKFYIRLNGGSWVPYPQ encoded by the coding sequence ATGAATAACAACAAATTAAACGCATCTCGCCTTCCCCTGTGGCAATCCTGGCGTGGTCTTGGGGCATGGAATTACTATTTTCTGCTGAAATTTATTCTGCTTTGGCAGGGTTATCTCAATTTCGACGCCATCGGCAACCTGATTTTTGCCGCCTGCCTGCTGTTCCCCCTGCCGTCTCTGCGCCTGCATCGCTGGCGACACTGGCTGGCCCTGCCGTTTGGTTTAGGGCTGTTTTATCACGACACCTGGCTGCCGGGCTGGCGCACCATCGTCAGTCAGGGCGGCGACGTCAGCGGATTTAGCCTCGACTACCTGCTCGAGTTGGCCGACCGCTTTATTAACTGGCAGTGGGTTGGCGTAGCCTTTGTGCTGCTGGTGGCTTATCTGTTTGTGGCGCAGTGGATCCGCATCACCACGCTAACCGTGGCGGTACTGGTCTGGCTGAATGTCAGCCTGCTGGTGCTGCCGGGCTGGTCATCGCCCGAAGCGAAAGCCGTGGCGAACATTTCCACCCCAGTCAGCCAGCCGGTGGCTCAACCGCGCAGTGGCGAATCCCTGCCCAATACCGTCAGCGGGCCGCCAACTAATGAAAATCTGAATGCCTATTTAGAGCAGTTCTATCAGCGCGAGCGCACTCGTCAGACGCTATTCCCTGAAGCTCTGCCCGCCGACGCCCAGCCGTTTGATCTGTTAGTGATCAACATCTGTTCGCTGGCGTGGTCGGATCTGGATGCCGCCAATCTGGCGAATTCTCCGCTCTGGTCGCGCTTCGACATGGTGTTCAGCAATTTTAACTCCGCCACCTCCTACAGCGGCCCGGCCTCGATTCGCCTGCTGCGCGCCAGCTGTGGCCAGACGTCGCACCACGATTTGTATCAAACCTCTGGCCAGAAATGTTACCTGTTTGACGATCTCGCGCGCCTGGGTTTTGGTTCCCAGTTGGCGATGGATCACACCGGTGAGTTTGGCAACTATATTAAAGACTTACGCAAAGATGCTGGGTTGCAGGCACCACTGATGTCGCAAGCCGGGCTGGGCCATAATCTGACCTCTTTCGACGGTTCGCCAATCTACAACGACGGTCAGTTATTCACCCGCTGGCTGGAGAATCAGCAGAAAGCCGGCAGTAATCGCACCGCGACTTTCTTCAACCTCGTGCCGCTACACGACGGCAACCGTTACGTCGGCACCAATAAACCGGCGGATTACCGCACCCGCGCCGAGACGCTGTTCGCTCAACTGAATACTTTTATGGATCAGCTGGAGAAGTCTGGCCGTAAAGTGATGCTGGTGGTGGTACCCGAGCACGGTGCGGCCTTAGCAGGAGATAAGATGCAGATCTCCGGCCTGCGCGATATCCCAAGCCCGAGCATCACCCACATTCCCGTCGGCGTGAAGTTCTTCGGTATGCAGTCCCCGCACCCAGCCACGCCGCTGAAAATCGATCAACCCAGTAGCTATCTGGCCCTCTCCGAGCTGGTCTCCCGCGCCGTGGACGGCAAGCTGTTCACCTCTCCCACCGTCGACTGGCCAACCCTCAGCGGCAACCTGCCTGAAACCCCAAGGGTGTCAGAAAACGAGAACGCCGTGGTCATGGAGTATCAAGGGAAGTTCTACATCCGGTTGAATGGCGGGAGCTGGGTTCCCTATCCACAGTGA
- a CDS encoding ABC transporter substrate-binding protein: MKRTPFISKTGLITAMTLSLAMAGSANALTLYTAGPGSLAKKLAAGYEKQTGVKVDVFQATTGKVMARLDAEQANPRADILISASWDTAEDLQKRDWLLPYQSPNAAQVPAQFKTPYYVAQGISALGIVWNTKSGTPEPKEWADLAKPEFKDKVTTPDPALSGASLDLLIGLQNAQHEQAWKLFDQLKANGMVIAGPNAQALTPVLQGAKAAVFGAVDYVSYSSVQDGEAIKVIFPSTGTVIAPRPMMILKSSKEQKEAKAFIDYALSEEGQKLVAEAWLMPARTDIDAKRPLFKSLKLLPEEAQASASRKEVLDRFAALFGQR; encoded by the coding sequence ATGAAACGCACTCCTTTTATATCGAAAACAGGTTTAATCACCGCAATGACTCTTTCTCTCGCAATGGCGGGCAGCGCAAATGCCCTGACGCTCTACACCGCCGGGCCAGGCTCTCTGGCTAAAAAATTGGCCGCAGGTTATGAAAAGCAGACTGGCGTCAAAGTCGACGTATTTCAGGCCACCACCGGCAAAGTGATGGCACGCCTTGACGCCGAACAAGCCAATCCGCGCGCGGACATTCTGATTTCCGCCTCGTGGGATACCGCCGAAGACCTGCAAAAACGCGACTGGCTGCTGCCTTACCAAAGCCCTAACGCGGCGCAGGTTCCGGCGCAGTTCAAAACGCCTTATTACGTGGCTCAGGGCATTTCGGCGTTGGGGATTGTCTGGAATACCAAAAGCGGCACGCCGGAGCCAAAAGAGTGGGCTGATCTCGCCAAGCCTGAATTTAAAGATAAAGTCACCACGCCTGACCCGGCGCTGTCCGGGGCTTCGCTCGATTTGCTGATCGGGTTACAAAATGCCCAGCACGAGCAGGCATGGAAGCTTTTTGACCAGCTAAAAGCCAACGGCATGGTGATTGCCGGGCCTAATGCGCAGGCCCTGACGCCAGTGCTGCAAGGGGCGAAAGCCGCGGTATTCGGCGCGGTGGATTATGTGTCCTACAGCAGCGTGCAGGACGGTGAGGCGATTAAAGTGATTTTCCCGTCTACCGGCACGGTGATCGCGCCGCGCCCGATGATGATCCTTAAGTCGAGCAAAGAGCAAAAAGAGGCCAAAGCCTTTATCGATTACGCCCTTTCGGAAGAAGGCCAGAAGCTGGTTGCCGAAGCCTGGCTGATGCCAGCGCGCACCGATATCGACGCCAAGCGCCCTCTGTTTAAGTCTTTGAAACTGCTGCCAGAAGAGGCTCAAGCCTCGGCATCGCGCAAAGAGGTTCTTGACCGATTTGCCGCTCTTTTTGGTCAACGCTGA
- a CDS encoding ABC transporter ATP-binding protein, with amino-acid sequence MTTPDLAALGSRPCASSLPAIAVHQVCYQFGANRVLNHVNLEVPKGTIIALLGPSGCGKSTLLKLLAGLLHPSSGEIHFGATRVAAGRFSLPPEKRSLGMAFQDYALWPHMSVMQNVAFPLQMRGVRGAEQKQRVMATLERVGLADFAARRPAELSGGQQQRVALARAIVAEPQILLFDEPLSNLDRHLRETLCEEMAVLLRQLGTTAVYVTHDPQEAQALAHCVARMEHGQIARLDHIEPSRVVPFAL; translated from the coding sequence ATGACCACTCCAGACCTTGCGGCTCTGGGATCGCGCCCCTGCGCGTCTTCCTTGCCCGCAATCGCTGTTCATCAGGTTTGTTACCAATTTGGGGCAAATCGGGTACTCAATCACGTCAATCTCGAGGTGCCGAAAGGTACCATCATCGCCCTGCTCGGCCCTTCGGGCTGCGGGAAAAGTACGCTGCTGAAACTGTTAGCCGGACTGCTGCATCCGTCATCGGGTGAGATCCACTTTGGTGCCACTCGCGTAGCTGCCGGTCGCTTTAGCTTGCCGCCGGAGAAACGCTCGTTGGGCATGGCGTTTCAGGATTACGCGCTTTGGCCGCACATGAGCGTGATGCAGAACGTCGCGTTTCCCTTGCAGATGCGCGGCGTGCGCGGAGCGGAGCAAAAGCAGCGCGTGATGGCAACCCTCGAGCGCGTGGGGTTAGCGGATTTCGCCGCACGCCGCCCTGCTGAGCTTTCTGGCGGGCAGCAGCAGCGCGTGGCGCTGGCGCGGGCGATTGTCGCCGAGCCGCAAATCCTGCTGTTCGACGAACCTCTCTCCAACCTCGACCGTCACCTGCGCGAAACCCTGTGTGAAGAGATGGCGGTGCTCCTGCGTCAGCTGGGCACTACGGCGGTTTACGTCACCCATGACCCGCAAGAAGCCCAAGCCTTGGCGCACTGCGTGGCTCGCATGGAGCACGGCCAGATCGCGCGACTTGACCATATTGAACCTTCCCGCGTTGTTCCTTTTGCTCTTTAA
- a CDS encoding extracellular solute-binding protein, with protein MRLTPAATLCALSALAFSYSANALAETQLSALFMTQAAYSEADIRAMTADFTKQHPDIKVNLEFVPYEALHDKIVAARGAGANGYDVVLFDAIWPAEFNKYGLLQDVTSRISADESSKIFDGAISTVTYKEKRWGMPWILDTKYLYYNKAMLAKAGITTPPTTWAEVEKQSEILKEKGIVKFPLVWSWSQSEALLCDYTTLVSAFKGDFYKDGKLNFNNSGALKAVDFMKETLDKGLTNPNSREYLEEDVRKSFSNGDAAFALNWTYMYNMANDPKQSKVAGQVGVIPAPGTVAGQASGVNGSMGLGIAKASTHPDQAWQYITYMTSQPVQDKYAKLSLPIWKSSYDDPAVQKDQEALIAAAKTSLNVMLSRPVTPDYSRLSNILQQNLQGVLQGKVSAKDGMTTATEAADRLR; from the coding sequence ATGCGATTAACCCCTGCCGCCACCCTTTGCGCCCTATCCGCTTTAGCGTTCAGTTATTCCGCAAATGCGCTGGCTGAAACCCAGCTCAGCGCCCTGTTTATGACTCAGGCGGCCTATAGCGAAGCTGACATTCGCGCCATGACCGCCGACTTCACCAAGCAGCATCCTGATATCAAGGTCAATCTCGAATTCGTTCCTTATGAAGCCCTGCATGACAAAATCGTCGCCGCGCGCGGTGCCGGGGCCAATGGCTATGACGTGGTGCTGTTCGACGCCATCTGGCCTGCCGAATTCAACAAATACGGCCTGCTGCAAGATGTGACCTCACGCATCAGCGCTGACGAAAGCAGCAAAATCTTCGACGGCGCTATCTCCACCGTGACCTACAAAGAAAAACGCTGGGGCATGCCGTGGATCCTCGACACTAAATATCTCTATTACAACAAAGCCATGCTGGCGAAGGCCGGGATCACTACCCCGCCAACCACCTGGGCCGAAGTGGAGAAGCAGTCTGAAATTCTGAAAGAGAAAGGCATCGTCAAGTTCCCACTGGTGTGGAGCTGGTCGCAGTCAGAAGCCTTGCTGTGTGACTACACCACGCTGGTCTCGGCGTTTAAAGGTGACTTCTATAAAGACGGCAAGCTGAATTTCAACAATTCGGGCGCGCTGAAAGCCGTCGACTTCATGAAAGAGACGCTGGATAAAGGTCTGACAAACCCGAACTCCCGCGAGTATCTGGAAGAAGACGTGCGTAAGTCCTTCTCCAACGGTGACGCGGCCTTCGCGCTGAACTGGACCTATATGTACAACATGGCGAATGACCCGAAACAGAGCAAAGTGGCGGGCCAGGTTGGGGTTATTCCGGCGCCGGGTACGGTGGCGGGTCAGGCGTCTGGCGTCAACGGATCCATGGGTTTAGGCATCGCCAAGGCCAGTACGCATCCGGATCAGGCATGGCAGTACATCACCTATATGACCTCCCAGCCGGTACAGGACAAATACGCCAAGCTGAGCCTGCCAATCTGGAAATCGTCTTATGATGACCCGGCCGTGCAGAAAGATCAGGAAGCGCTGATCGCCGCCGCGAAGACCTCACTCAACGTGATGCTTTCTCGCCCGGTCACCCCTGATTACTCTCGCCTGTCCAACATCTTGCAGCAGAACCTGCAAGGCGTGCTGCAAGGCAAAGTGAGCGCCAAAGATGGCATGACCACGGCGACCGAAGCCGCAGACCGTCTGCGTTAA